Proteins from one Nicotiana tabacum cultivar K326 chromosome 23, ASM71507v2, whole genome shotgun sequence genomic window:
- the LOC142177288 gene encoding uncharacterized protein LOC142177288, with amino-acid sequence MGCMENIPHTTNSMVELKSLLKGLQLAEQNGWIPLDINTDSPEIIQMLLTGNLTYDPMICECRLLMQRMDKVVVRHTYREQNRVADVLAKEAAKPSFLGRFSLLVVPPMFANDIFCAVILGTEVVRKFLACNIDTVYQNIAVMGELQYPDTDSTL; translated from the coding sequence ATGGGGTGTATGGAGAATATACCACATACAACCAATAGCATGGTTGAACTGAAATCTCTCCTGAAAGGGCTGCAACTAGCTGAGCAAAATGGATGGATCCCTTTGGACATCAATACAGACTCGCCAGAAATAATCCAAATGCTTCTCACAGGTAACTTAACATATGATCCCATGATTTGTGAATGCAGGTTGTTAATGCAAAGGATGGACAAGGTCGTGGTGAGACACACGTACAGGGAGCAGAATAGGGTGGCAGATGTACTAGCAAAAGAGGCAGCAAAGCCAAGCTTTTTGGGAAGATTCAGCTTACTAGTAGTTCCTCCGATGTTTGCAAATGATATATTTTGTGCAGTCATCCTAGGAACCGAAGTTGTTAGAAAATTTTTGGCATGTAATATTGATACAGTATATCAAAACATCGCAGTAATGGGGGAATTACAGTACCCCGACACTGACAGTACTTTGTAA